The genome window CCAAACCCCCCTTGAGCCCTTGACTCCCAGCGATGGGGGATCACCTGATAGGACcaacttagtcccacatcgattGAGAAGTGGGGGATAGACGAAGTGTGGTCCCCTGTCACATACTTCTTTGCAAAAGTAACTTGGTGATGTCAAAGACTTATACGAGCAATATGGAATTGACCTGTGTATGGCTCAAGCTCATAGTAAAGAGAAACCATTCTCATTAAACCTGCCTTGAACTTTGTCCAATCCATGCATAACACAGTTATAGTTGACTTGCATTCGATCTCGATATCTCCTAAATACTAGCAGCTTAGCCTTGTAGCAGTCACCTTGGAAGGGCTACATAACCTTCAAAGACCTTCCatctgatgagagagagagagagagagagagagagagacgaggctGGTCTCCTCAATCCTATATACACACCATTGTGTTCTCCTCTCTTTAAATAATTGCAATCTACTTAGGTATTAATGTATACTATGAGTCTACAATATATGAATGCTAACGCTGTCACCCGTCATGTTAATCCAAACATAATCACCACGTAATCTCTCGTGAGGAGTAAACAAAACTGTAATTATAATATGGGCCAATGGAATTTGTTTAAGTCTCTCTAATCTCTTGACCTcactaatataaaaatatttaaatttttctcTCCCCTTCTTTCTCATAAGTATCTATTTTGTATCTATTTCACAAAGTTTGACACTACCTTTCCTTCGCGAAacgaaaaataatttaatttatattaaatatcatCATATCGATACTATCATATCTCGGAAGACCACTTGACGATTGATTCGATCGGTGGATTCGAACAATAAttctatatttttcataaaaaaattatattatatattttatatatagtattttttttaaaaaaaatctatattttagatattttccaAAAGGTACCCCTCTTTTTTTTTAACAATGtccttaattttaaaaaatccaaaatatcccttaatatatattttttgccaAGTTTTATGGCCcatttttttttatcagtttttaattgttatagtatttttatctaGCTTGTTTAGAGTGTTTTCCAATAGTATTTATAGTGTTttattgatatattaaaaatactataaatattattggAAAATATTATGAGTGATATCATATCATGTCACTTTGGTTATCATTACTCATAGACCATTACAGtattatatttttagatttataattagtttgactgagattataattatatttagatcatttataatgttttcaatTATGTTTTACAGTATTCTTATTGTGGTGgttaaaatactataataaataaaatacaataacaagtaaaaaaaattaaaatataatttaggtGTTTTTAAAATTAGAcatactattatatatatatatatatatatatttatgcacttCAGTGGAAAATGATAATATAATGAAAGATAAAGATGGGACAAAAACACGAATATAGGATATTAAAATAAAGGACATAATATAATTTTCTTCATGTCTTTCACATATTTCATAGATTTTATCTAAAATGTTCATGAATTATTGGAATTTTTTATTCAAAGTTTATGATTTGTTAGTATTTTTAATTAATGAAAAATAGGTTTAGGATTTTATAAATTATGTTTCTGTTTTATTTATAGTAGTATGCATGTTCAGAATTTTAGTTTTTTGCTtaaatttttaatcatttataAGAATTAATGCAAAATTTCAGAAGCCTCtctggaaaaaaaaatcataatcataattaattataattttaatcaATTAGACTTAGGTCTGACCAGAGTGAGACGACAAGTAAGCTCGATCGAATCTAATCAAGTATAGTTCAAAATCGACGACAAGTAAGCTCGATCGAATCTAACCAGGTATAGTTCAAAATCGATGATTCAACAATCGAATCAAGTCGAGTGAGGAAACACAcctgatacaaaaaaaaaattaaaaaaatatatcaagcaGAGAATAAAATATTGATACATCGTAATTAGAGTAGAATTTTCAACAAactcataaggcaaagaaatcactaGAAATCAAATGTAATCCATAGATTCCGGATGTCTATAATCCATATCAAGGTGTAAAGACATGCATGTCTTGCATGATTATTTTTATTGCAGTAGTACGAAAAGggtccatatatatatatccctttgATCAAAGATGAAGAGTAAGGTCGAGTTCATCTTCGTCTCCGGCCGTGCCATTCTTCCCATCAGAAGTGGCCTTCAGGGACGAGGAGCCTCCCATGGGTGCTTGCATCGCTGGTGCCACTTCAAATCTTAGAGTGGGATCGTAATCTGCAAGCCCTTTTGCTGGGAATGCTTCATGGGAGTAATCGTGCTTTCTTCTGTTGTTGGAGGAAGCAGAAGCATGTCGGAACAGCTTATCAAGATTTAGAGCAGCGAGTGCCGGAAACAATGGcactttcttttttgctctcttgGCTGCATCCCTCTCCTTTTTGTGTCTGCTTTGATGACCATTTAATGCTTGTTTGCTGGGGAATATTCTGTCGCAGTACTGACAGCTGAAAACCCTCCTTTCCTTCGCATCATCTGTTCTCAGCCTCTTATCATCCATTTGAGACg of Musa acuminata AAA Group cultivar baxijiao chromosome BXJ2-3, Cavendish_Baxijiao_AAA, whole genome shotgun sequence contains these proteins:
- the LOC103977354 gene encoding zinc finger protein 3-like — its product is MDDKRLRTDDAKERRVFSCQYCDRIFPSKQALNGHQSRHKKERDAAKRAKKKVPLFPALAALNLDKLFRHASASSNNRRKHDYSHEAFPAKGLADYDPTLRFEVAPAMQAPMGGSSSLKATSDGKNGTAGDEDELDLTLHL